One Brassica napus cultivar Da-Ae chromosome C2, Da-Ae, whole genome shotgun sequence DNA window includes the following coding sequences:
- the LOC106347473 gene encoding AP2-like ethylene-responsive transcription factor TOE2 → MMLDLNLDVVSTQMDESVTSNSSVVNAEASSCIDGEEELCSTRAAVKFQFEILKGRGREEEDRTTKEFFPVAQSSRSSVDISFQRGTQGGDFVQPPPAQPVKKSRRGPRSKSSQYRGVTFYRRTGRWESHIWDCGKQVYLGGFDTAHAAARAYDRAAVRFRGLEADINFVISDYEEDLKQMAHLSKEEVVQVLRRQSSGFSRSNSRYQGVSLQKIGGWRGTQMKQFNGNMTVASLIEPHASRIIPEAANVKLDLSLGISLSLGDGPKQKDKTPNSMMENHMAAATCDSPFNLLKRGSDHLINRHVLHPSAFFSPMERTPEKGFMSPPPQSFLTRTLQAQDQFSGVTATTAIASPLYSNAASSGFSPSATPPPSSSSFATLHPSQPFLNLNMPGLYVIHPSDYTSQQHHHHLMNRSQPPP, encoded by the exons ATGATGCTGGATCTCAATCTCGACGTCGTGTCAACTCAGATGGATGAATCGGTGACTTCGAACTCTTCTGTAGTCAATGCCGAGGCGTCAAGCTGCATCGACGGCGAAGAGGAGCTCTGCTCCACACGCGCCGCGGTCAAGTTTCAGTTTGAAATACTGAAAGGAAGAggtcgagaagaagaagatagaacGACTAAGGAGTTTTTTCCTGTTGCGCAAAGTTCGAGGAGCTCCGTTGATATCTCCTTCCAGAGAGGGACACAAGGCGGAGACTTTGTACAGCCACCACCAGCACAGCCGGTGAAGAAAAGCAGGAGAGGGCCTAGGTCTAAGAGTTCTCAGTACAGAGGGGTCACTTTCTATAGGAGGACAGGCAGATGGGAATCTCATATCTG GGATTGCGGTAAACAAGTTTATTTAG GTGGATTTGACACTGCTCATGCTGCAGCTAG GGCGTACGATCGAGCTGCTGTCAGGTTCAGGGGACTGGAGGCTGACATTAATTTCGTTATCAGCGATTATGAAGAGGATCTCAAGCAG ATGGCGCATCTTTCCAAGGAGGAAGTTGTGCAAGTACTTCGGCGACAGAGCTCTGGTTTCTCCAGGAGCAATTCAAGATATCAAGGAGTTTCTTTGCAGAAGATTGGCGGGTGGAGGGGAACTCAAATGAAGCAGTTCAATGGAAACAT GACGGTTGCTTCCTTAATCGAGCCTCATGCATCCCGGATCATTCCCGAGGCAG CTAACGTTAAGCTCGACCTCAGTTTGGGAATCTCTCTTTCACTGGGAGATGGTCCAAAGCAAAAAGATAAGACCCCTAACAGTATG ATGGAGAACCACATGGCTGCAGCGACATGTGATAGTCCTTTCAATTTGTTAAAGAGGGGTTCAGACCACCTTATCAACCGCCATGTCCTCCATCCTTCTGCGTTCTTTTCACCCATG GAAAGAACACCAGAGAAAGGTTTTATGTcgcctcctcctcaaagcttccTAACCAGGACATTGCAAGCGCAAGATCAGTTCAGTGGTGTAACCGCCACAACAGCTATTGCATCGCCACTGTACTCAAATGCAGCATCATCAGGATTCTCACCCTCAGCTACACCCccaccttcttcctcctcctttgCTACTCTTCATCCTTCTCAGCCTTTCCTCAATCTAAATATGCCCGGTCTCTATGTCATCCACCCATCTGATTACACATCTCAGCAACACCACCACCATCTCATGAACCGATCACAACCACCACCATAA